Genomic DNA from Magnolia sinica isolate HGM2019 chromosome 4, MsV1, whole genome shotgun sequence:
TAATCCCATATATTACTATTCTCACACACACAGACATATATATAGTATGAGGTCAACCTCAAGGGAGCTTCCCATGagtttgagctgtgtgggccccactgtaatatGTATTGGACATCCACACGGTGCACTgggtgggtcccctctaggttatggtaTATTCAAGAATCAACTATATCaagaactcaagtgagccacaccatttgAAAATATGTGAAATTATGCCTAAAACATGTACAAGCACTTGTTGGGGCctagttgagttttggatacagctGAATTAACTTGGTGTGATCTGTCATCCAAGTATGACACATATAATTGATGGGTTGAATTTCTAAACCTCAtcttagtgggccctataaacaatcatgaagatttcaataggtgaatacctaccattaattGTTGTCTATGATGTAAcctacctaagtcatggatttttAAGTCTGTGATTCACCCTTCCAATGGAAGGGTGAATATGACTAATAGGGTCGATGTAATCACACCTCACGATGGAGCCTACCCACCcgcctacacacacacacacacacaaggtctcaagtccaattgGTTGAAGCATAGTTTACAGGCCACCCAATAGATAAACATGTTTAGTgggtgtgacatccaatcctcctAGTAGGTAACCCAACATGAGGATCACCTATTCTAAAAAGCAGCCCTATTCACTCATTAAAAGAGCCACATCGAAAACAgtgtatagccattgataaataacaaaatacaagtgtggtccacttgacaattgatagggctgatttttacaTTAAGTGATCCTTATAAATAATCTATTGCATGGGTTGGATGTACATGTCCTGCGCACTTAGCAAGTTAGAAGTTACCTGCTAGGAGGACCATAACATGTGGTCTGCCTAATTAGACTtaagacctatatatatatatatatatatatatatatatatatatatagacacacacaacaCAAACAGCTCCATGCATGCTGCTGGGAGAataatatgtgtatgtatatttcATAGTATAATATTGTAAGAAGCTATTGCCTTTATGTTGTATTTGGCATACCTAGGCTCACTATGAAGTTAAAAATAGGAGCTCATGCACCCAACACTATTTATCTTCTAAAACAAGCACCTGAAGGCATGGGTCACTCACTTGATTTTTGCATTGCTCATCGGCGTCGCAATAGTATTGGTCAATGATGATAGGCCGATCGGCCTCATTAACGGATATATCTTCAAACACAATGTTTCTAGCGTAGCCCATTCCTCCCTGCAAACAAAActcaaaaattaaataaatattctaaaataaaataatttattcatttgttaaatacatacaaacatttatatatatatatatatctggtttGTTCTATGATACCACTTTTCAGTATATAACTCATCATCCATCATCCATTCTCAAGGGTCTCTTGATGAGAAATGGACGGTCCATCATACACTGAATAATGATGTATTGTTTATATATCTAATGTGTGTTTAGGAAAGATGATTACCTGCCATGTCTTTATTCTAACTCCATTAGAAGTTCTGTTAAGTACCACACCACTTACATGAACATTTTCCACTGTTTCGTTCCGCTCTCCTTTACCGAGACTTCCAATACTTCACGAAATAAAAATCCACCaaagttatctttcaaaataaataattatCTGATCCTCCATGTGGGGGATGTGGGTCTTGTGGGTTCCACTTTGGATAGACAATGCCATGAAAATCTCTAGGAATGGACAATCCTATACCCATCAATTTATGGCCTGGAAATAGACAGTCAATGTGAGAAAAATAGATTGATGGTCCACATTCGATATGTAGAATCATTTTATTGGGGACGTATGTGCACGTTccattcatagtggggcccaactGACCAATGTTATGaatcattgaaccatgggtccCATTTGTATAAGTGGATATCTGTTACCTTATTCCATGACCAGGTCCACATGTGATTGTGCTGATGTTGATGTAAGAAGAACCGGGTCCAATTGAAATACAATCATCTCCTACATTGCACATgagaaaccaaaaataaatacAGTGAGAGCAGATCCGGAGACCGAAAATCCAAATGACCTAAACCCAAGTCACCCAATGTTCATTTAAGCCGTCCAAATAGGCTGGGTTATGgaatgggtagggcccacttagTCTCGCCTGCTTATTCAGTGGGTTTGAAATTCTAGCCCCTAGCACCATGAATGAACTTAAACCTGGGTTTGGTCTTGGACTTGAGACTGGATCCAAGCCATTTATTAAGCATGCTTTTGTTCTTACACCTCCATAATGCAAATTGAGCAACTCTTATatctcatttaaaaaaataaaaataaataaataaataaaaattgaagggTCTGTTTGGTtgagccaaatatcatgaaataactGATTACTCATGAAATGTAATGAAATTTCAAGATATTTTATGCAACCAAATGGGAGTGGATCAGGTGAGACCCCGTCTCAGCCAAGACAGTGCGgcacttaccatggggcccaccttgatgtatgtattatatatccacactgtccatccgtttttccatatcattttaggccattatccaaaaaaagtgaagaatatccaattatcaggtggaccatatcataggaaacagtggcgattgaccattagtgggccagaaagttttggatcaagctgatgtttgttatttcccttcatcccgggttatatgaccttatcaacagattggatggccaataaacattacagaaacattaAAGTGctccctaataagtttttaatggtagggagttaaatcaccactgtttccaatggcattgtccacctaataattggatctactttattttttatataatatgCTAAAATCATTTGGAAGAACACatgtacggcgtggatacaaaatacatacatcaatgtgggccccatggtaaaggCCACACCATCTCGGGTGAGTACGGCTGcacggggtctcacctaatccgctccaacGATAAGTCTATGTCCAAGGCAGACCCCTAAACCCTAGACCAGCCAACCTACATGGCTTAACCCAATTAGTAATTTTATCCCAAAACTCAAGTCTAGGGTCCAATCCCAATATGGGTTAGACTAAGGGTTGGTTTTGTACCATGGATTTGGGAGAATTTGAGGGGATTTTAAATCCATTGGGTTGTTTGACACCATAAAGAAACTGGGGTTTTCAAATCCCcttgggtttgaaatccaaggtaagaccttggattacatctaaaatcattctcaTAGTTGCATATGTAACGTGTGTATCAATAGATCGACTATTACCCTATTagacacatggctcactaatgatatcataaaataattagattctcagttgcatcactataattattttaatacaatgatcagcatcgtccaaacattgtccatgtaaatcaacggttaacaatcgttggttagtcactcagacgtgatcttgtgcttgtgacccatctgggacttggaatttcatcattttttggcaaggtatatattttagcgggcttattacaaccattgtgtcaaaaattacataagttcactaattagagatattaaagttgatttagtaattaaattcaaacccttacaAGTATACCATGAATAGctacttttagattaaagttgattctcagtTTAAGGTACCAAACAGAACAAGATGATTTCAAacccacgctcccaaacaggccataaGGGCTGAACCCAGGTCACATTTGGTGTTCTGGTATGAAACTCACAACTAAAACTGACACCAATCCCGATGCAATTAGAAATAGTGACCGGGATGAAAGAGATACCTGTCCCAATGAGAGAATGACTGATCTTGACGTATTTGGACCCTTGGATGTGGATTCCGTCCGTGTTTggactgtcttctggagcttttatAGAGAGATTGGACATATACACCCATGTGGAACTTTCAACGGCCACATGCATTTGTGGGCTGTCCACAAAGGTTAGGCCACTAACATTCACATGTGTGCTGTGGTAAATGGTCAGTGCCTGTATAGAAACAAAAATGCATCCAAATTCCATACAAGGGTATGTATGCTTTTATTAGATAGCAAtatgaaataaatgaataaatgcaAGGGTCTGTATGCTTTTATTAGATAGCAAtatgaaataaatgaataaatgcaTTCATGCATACGTTGTGACTACAATGTACGTCTGTCATTAATCACTAAACTGTGGCAACAACCACCGTGATGACAATCACACGGTTCAGATTGTGTTGATCAAATGAGCTGTTGGTGGGGTCTGGGAAGCTGTCTGTTTTctttttaaccgttcatttgatggttTTCATATGTACAGATAGGATTATCCTGTCCGTATATTTTTCCAGCTATGCTCCAATGAGTCCCATGATTTTGTTGGGAGTGGATTTGGTGCAGCCCTtagcgtggggtccaccttgatatatgtattcaataccctcaccgttcatccatttttccagattattttagggcaagagcccaaaaataaatcagatctaaatctcacgtGCACTGTATCGTAGGAAACATTAATGGTGATTAATGTTGATTAAATATTAagaacttttgtgggccacagacgCTTTCAttcaggtttgtatgaccttatcaacggtttggatggaaaataaacattggccCTATGATGTTTTAACGGTAGAGCATTTGttccccactatttcttatggttcggtccatctgagattttttttaatatacttcattttttagatcatacctTAGAATGATGCCAAAAAGACATGTGAACGGCATAGATAGAgaataaatcaggtgggcccattGTAAGGGCGCACGTAATCGACTCCCAATTTTGGTAGTATGGATTGCACTCGAATTCGTGCTTACGTGTATACACGTGAAAAagatctgtgggctccaccataacaTGTGTTTTTTTACATCCCATCCATCTAGTTTCCAAGATCaatttaaaatatgagaaaaaaaaataagagataaATCCGAAGCTCGGGTAGACCATAttatgataaaatacatacagtaCGGAAGGGCTCATAGAGCACCTAGACACATTGCCCATGTGGGTAATGTGTTCTTAGAGCTAGGCATGAGCTGACTCGACTCGCctaacttgactcgaactcgttCATACCTAACTCGACCCGAACTGAATGGATGAGTCGGTTCAAACGGAGTAAGCTTcccccaatccaaactcaaatcgagtggagttcgagttacccagtaactcaacctgacttgacccgaaactcgatctaTCAGACTCGACCCGATCTAAAACCTGACTAGACTCGTTATTAGGTAgggtgtatgtatgtatgtatgtatgtacacacacacacacacacacttaattCATAATCTCTCTACTATATCCACCGCACGCCACAATTCGAAAAAAGTCTCAACCTTTTCCCGCCCGGCACCCATCGGTCGACCATCCCGTCCCATCCAGCAGGCAGCAACAACCTTCAgccttcctcctcttcctctctaACTCTCTCGTCTCCTGTCTGACAACGGACGCCAACGGCCCATCAGGTGCTCTATctattgtggttttttttttttttaatgttaagaGGATAGACATCATATaagaaatggtggagatggaagtgggttgcgtactgagtaaattctatgaggtccaccatgatttatgtattttatcctctccatccatccattttatccccTCTGTCTGCTGTCTGCGTACTAAGTAaattctgtgaggtccaccatgatttatttattttatcctctccatccatccattttatccctTTTGTCCATCCAATTTatccccaaaattgaagcatatccaatgctcgaGCTAGATGACCTGATCCGAATTAGTGccaactcaatccgactcgataTCTCTGATCGAGTCGGATTCGGTTTGGGTCAGCCCAGCCAAGACCCGGACTTGGATCGAGTCAGGCCTATTGAACTCGatatcgagtcagatcgagttcgggttgagGATTTTTCCAAAACCATATTGAGTCGggttggacctaactcggtccgGCTGGACTCGATGCCCGCCTCTATGCTTTCTACACGCAGGCAATCCCAATCCGTCCATATTGGCGTGAATGTGTGACACGTGTCTGGTGGACGGGTTTACTCCAATTTAGTGAATTTTGACGTACAAAATGTTGGAtgtccataaaaaaaataaataataataataataataataataataagagagtGAAAGAGAATGATCCTATGTTGGACGCCAACCATCCGATCAAGATCAGACGATGATAGGTAGCGGATCCTACACATCCTTCTTCATCAGCTACTATCTAAGTAGTCTACGGTTGAGATCACCGGTAGTGAATCATCATTGTCGGTGGATCATTTCCAATATTCATCCACATGCACAAAATCACACGTAGGATTGTTGTCTCACCGTTGGTTTTTTCTTACAAGCCTGCACATTAAAAcccaaaaaaacaagaaaaaaaagaaggcaaagTTGGATTAGAAAATGAGTTTAGGGTGGGCCACGATCGCCTTATGACCTTTAAATTGTAAGTTGACGGTTCTATGTTGTGCATACACCATTTAATTGGTGTATTCTCTACCTTCGCATCAAAATTGCTCAAGCCAAAGATGGAGAATCTTGCATGTTTCTGTTTCCAAGTCCCAGCCCACCAATTCGATCCCTGGCCGTTGATCGTACCGGATCCAGTGATGGAGAGCCCGTTCACTTTAGAAAACATAATCCACTTGGGACAATCACAGTCGTTGCACTGCCATTCCAAAGGATCACTTTCTCCAACTATGTTCCCATTAATCTGCATGAAATAGATTTTGCATTATGGCATGGCTTGGATTTGATTTCTATCAAATCAGACCGTACATTCAGTTGATGGACCATTTCAACCACAAAACCATTCTACACGGATGATCGGGAACGTCAGATGTTTTAATTAAAAGTTTGGATTATGGCCCATCCAAGAGGTGGCCAATTGATTCAAGCATCCTGATCAATGTGTATGTGCACTGATTGGACGGTAAAGATGGTGACCTATCATTCCACATCATGTGATTATGATCATCCGATTGTACATTGccttgtgttgtggcccacccaagattTTGACCAATAGTGCAGTACTCGACCATCAATCAACAGACTGACAATGGTGTTGATcaaatgatcctgaccattgatgaCTTAATATTATAACATTGCAATTAGGAAAATCAGATCATTCAATTATTAGGTTATGGCTCATCCAATAAGGATTTCTAGTTCATCGAGTTTGATTGCCATAGGTCCAGCTCAGATCTGCTTTCTATTGTTCGTCGATCCAAACTGCCCATCCGGTGGCCACAACGTGGATGGGCCAATGTTTAAAAAACACCCAAGAAAGGATCTTAACCATCCGATTATGGAACTTGTGTGTGTTTTGTACCATGGCCCATCCACATTGGACCAACCAGATGGACCAACACCTGCAAATCATAGAAATGTTCATCAGGGCCCACCAAACGAAATATCTAGACCAATCGTCCGGTGTGACCCAGTTcgttttagcaaaaaaaaattatatggacGGATGGATCCGCCCTAATCATCCAATCAGTGGGCTAGAAATGGACACCAAGGAAAAAGAGCAACAGCCACGGTCCAATAGCAAAAGTTCTCTAAgacaatggttaggatcattgggCATAAGAATTTTTTTGGCTGTAATCATATGAACCGTCTGGATGGTGCTGATGACGTTAGGTTGGGCCAGACCAAAAGCACCTAGCTAGGCAAGTGCATGAAGAGAACTTACCTCAACTCGAACATCATTGGACGTACAAGGACCCTCAAAGATCAACGAATGCAATAGA
This window encodes:
- the LOC131244245 gene encoding probable polygalacturonase At1g80170, with the translated sequence MVGFLALQCLIDLLVAWISLMIGLGIFALILSILCSAAFLHNAKEAFRDAWKSTCESTGSPTMHVPVGHNFLLHSLIFEGPCTSNDVRVEINGNIVGESDPLEWQCNDCDCPKWIMFSKVNGLSITGSGTINGQGSNWWAGTWKQKHARFSIFGLSNFDAKACKKKPTALTIYHSTHVNVSGLTFVDSPQMHVAVESSTWVYMSNLSIKAPEDSPNTDGIHIQGSKYVKISHSLIGTGDDCISIGPGSSYINISTITCGPGHGISIGSLGKGERNETVENVHVSGVVLNRTSNGVRIKTWQGGMGYARNIVFEDISVNEADRPIIIDQYYCDADEQCKNQTSAVKVSNITYNRIFGTSQRSNAINFACSKTVACTNIFMSNIGIDSIGDNELTTSFCQNAYGIIRGQVIPNVPCLVAYTQ